In Sphingobium sp. EP60837, the sequence TTTGATGGCGGCGATTATTCGCCGCCCTCCCCCTCGTCCTCGTCGTCCAGCGGTTCGTGCTCCATCTGGCCATGATCCTCGATCGGGCAAAGCGGCGCTCCGGCCAGCTCAAGCCACTTGCGCGCGGTCCTCACCGTATAGCCGCACGTCGCGCACTCACATTTGAGCATCCGGGTTTTCTGCTTCTTGGGAGCGGTGGATTCGCCGTCCGTATCGAGACGGGCATGGGGGAGGGGGCCAACGGCTTTTAGGATCGGCGCGATAGCGACAAGAAACGCCTCGCCCGGTGTCGTCGCCCGCATCGGCCCGACCAGGCCAAGGCCAAGGGCGACCCGTTTAAACGCCTTCCCATGCCCTGCCGGGATGCCCACGGCCGCGTGGACCAGTTCATGCGCGAGGATCGCCGCGATCTGCGCCGGCATGGCGTCGGCCGCGTGGGCGAGGTCGGG encodes:
- a CDS encoding transcription elongation protein SprT, whose amino-acid sequence is MTQDNRESWLNAVAAGMAPLFEALDAPLPAHIRVAIGFTSTGRKGKAIGECWDNRLSADGHFEIFIRPDLAHAADAMPAQIAAILAHELVHAAVGIPAGHGKAFKRVALGLGLVGPMRATTPGEAFLVAIAPILKAVGPLPHARLDTDGESTAPKKQKTRMLKCECATCGYTVRTARKWLELAGAPLCPIEDHGQMEHEPLDDEDEGEGGE